One part of the Vibrio palustris genome encodes these proteins:
- a CDS encoding patatin-like phospholipase family protein — protein sequence MGRNSGIICPTSENIDNEQLSRFISGKSALVAQGGGQRGIFTAGVFDAFLQAKFDPFDEYFGTSAGALNLCPFICRQEGLGKSFIVELTTNPEFFHLFSYIRRKQYMNLDWAFDQIQIDPYRLDIDTGQEVLRSKNRHAFAAATNLSDLEDHYLPMMQDDWRAVLAATCAIPRLYQGVVPLKGYDYVDGGVSAAIPVQEAWRRDARFITVIRTECVEDSLQTQLENDIESRKVAWFKDSLNSIQLQWQSKLQEWKQDWQAFVQQHKGKARAQGLNVMNGGRWMFGADDIYRLSYLLGDKFDSGLADMLMVHYQTYGLTQEFLQSPPDDTFIIQIAPSEPLKSSSLMSRREDLMHDYELGKEAGNRFIAQYEQAVSQWSTRAILDHLDMHNVDLNKLSKP from the coding sequence ATGGGGCGTAATAGTGGAATCATTTGTCCCACTAGTGAGAATATTGATAACGAACAGTTATCCAGGTTTATCAGTGGAAAAAGTGCGTTGGTAGCTCAAGGTGGTGGTCAACGTGGTATCTTTACTGCCGGCGTATTCGATGCATTTTTGCAAGCCAAATTTGATCCTTTTGATGAGTACTTTGGCACCTCTGCTGGGGCACTTAATTTGTGTCCTTTTATTTGTCGTCAAGAAGGCTTAGGTAAGTCATTTATTGTTGAACTGACGACGAACCCAGAGTTTTTTCATCTTTTTAGCTATATCCGTCGTAAGCAATATATGAACTTGGACTGGGCATTTGATCAAATTCAAATTGATCCCTATCGGTTAGATATCGATACTGGGCAAGAGGTATTACGCAGTAAAAATCGCCATGCCTTTGCAGCCGCGACCAATCTGTCTGATTTAGAAGATCATTATTTGCCGATGATGCAAGATGATTGGCGTGCTGTCTTGGCCGCTACCTGTGCGATTCCGCGACTTTACCAAGGGGTAGTACCGCTTAAAGGCTATGACTACGTGGATGGTGGCGTATCCGCGGCTATACCAGTGCAAGAAGCTTGGCGACGTGATGCACGTTTTATTACGGTAATTCGTACTGAATGCGTGGAAGACTCTCTCCAAACACAGTTAGAAAATGATATTGAAAGTCGCAAAGTGGCTTGGTTCAAGGATTCGTTAAATAGCATCCAGTTGCAATGGCAGTCTAAATTACAAGAATGGAAACAAGATTGGCAGGCATTTGTTCAACAGCATAAAGGGAAGGCAAGAGCCCAAGGTTTGAATGTAATGAATGGTGGGCGCTGGATGTTTGGCGCTGATGATATCTATCGCTTAAGCTATTTACTGGGTGATAAGTTTGACTCTGGCTTGGCCGATATGCTGATGGTGCACTACCAGACGTATGGATTGACTCAAGAGTTTTTACAATCACCACCAGACGATACCTTTATTATTCAGATTGCGCCGAGTGAGCCATTGAAATCCAGCTCTTTGATGAGCCGACGAGAAGACTTGATGCATGACTATGAATTAGGTAAAGAGGCGGGAAATCGCTTTATTGCACAATATGAACAAGCGGTATCTCAGTGGTCAACGCGTGCGATTTTAGATCATCTAGACATGCATAATGTGGATCTCAATAAGCTTAGTAAACCTTAG
- a CDS encoding sodium-dependent transporter, whose translation MKREQWGSRTGFILAAVGSAVGLGNIWRFPYMAYENGGGAFFIPYLFAMLTAGIPFMILEFSMGQRHRGSAPKTLSIINKKFEWLGWFQVGVAAVIAIYYVAVIGWAISYFGLSFTQGWGTDTNAYFFSDYLQLGDNSPTNLGSIQWGIALAMVIAWGVTYAAVAGGVKSGIERASKIMMPILFLMVIGLIARMITLPGALEGVTYLFKPDFSKIWDLQVWAAAYGQIFFTLSIGFAIMLAYSSYLPEKSDISNNAFMTVLLNCGFSILSGIMIFSVLGYMAHAQDKGVTDVVSSGVGLAFVTIPEAINLLPIPYILGPLFFFALTVAGLSSHISLVEAVTSSIIDKLGCSRRKAANWVVGVGFIISMAYATNGGLLLLDLVDHFANNIGILASCLVELLLMTWLMKVSDSREYANKQSDFKIAIWFDICLKFISPAMLIIILVDKVDTLLTDGYGGYNLNLGWAMIALLLAVGIIINVNSKKSAQGANV comes from the coding sequence ATGAAGCGAGAACAATGGGGCTCACGCACTGGATTTATTCTAGCGGCGGTTGGGTCTGCAGTAGGATTGGGAAACATCTGGCGTTTTCCGTATATGGCCTATGAAAATGGCGGCGGTGCCTTTTTTATTCCTTATCTCTTTGCCATGTTAACCGCAGGCATCCCATTTATGATCCTTGAGTTCAGCATGGGTCAACGCCATCGTGGCAGTGCACCGAAGACACTATCCATTATTAACAAAAAATTTGAGTGGCTCGGTTGGTTCCAAGTGGGCGTCGCTGCCGTGATTGCCATCTACTATGTCGCTGTCATTGGTTGGGCGATTTCCTATTTCGGGTTGTCGTTTACCCAAGGCTGGGGAACGGATACTAATGCCTATTTCTTCTCTGATTACTTACAGCTCGGTGATAACTCTCCGACTAACTTGGGAAGTATTCAATGGGGTATTGCGTTAGCCATGGTTATTGCATGGGGTGTCACCTATGCAGCCGTCGCCGGTGGTGTTAAATCGGGGATTGAACGTGCCTCCAAAATTATGATGCCGATCCTATTCCTTATGGTGATTGGTTTGATTGCCCGTATGATAACGCTACCTGGAGCATTGGAAGGTGTCACTTACCTTTTCAAACCCGATTTTAGTAAAATTTGGGATCTTCAAGTTTGGGCCGCCGCTTATGGTCAAATCTTCTTTACGCTAAGCATTGGCTTCGCCATCATGTTAGCCTATTCAAGTTACTTACCTGAAAAATCAGACATCAGTAATAACGCCTTTATGACAGTACTACTTAACTGTGGTTTCTCAATTCTATCGGGCATTATGATTTTCTCTGTTTTAGGTTACATGGCGCACGCTCAAGATAAAGGTGTGACCGATGTTGTTAGCTCAGGGGTTGGCTTAGCATTTGTGACCATTCCTGAAGCCATTAACTTGTTACCTATCCCTTATATCCTAGGCCCATTGTTCTTCTTTGCTTTGACGGTTGCAGGATTGAGCTCACACATTTCACTGGTTGAAGCAGTCACATCTTCTATCATTGATAAGCTAGGCTGTAGCCGCCGCAAAGCTGCCAACTGGGTAGTGGGTGTTGGGTTTATTATCTCTATGGCCTACGCAACCAATGGCGGTCTGTTACTATTAGACCTCGTCGATCACTTCGCCAACAACATCGGTATCCTAGCCAGCTGTTTGGTTGAGCTACTACTAATGACATGGTTGATGAAAGTCTCTGATTCACGTGAATACGCCAATAAACAGTCTGACTTTAAAATTGCGATTTGGTTTGATATCTGCCTGAAGTTTATTTCGCCAGCAATGTTAATCATTATCCTAGTGGATAAAGTCGATACCTTATTAACCGATGGTTACGGCGGTTACAACCTCAATTTAGGTTGGGCTATGATTGCACTACTACTCGCTGTCGGCATTATCATTAACGTAAATAGTAAAAAATCGGCACAAGGAGCCAACGTATGA